A region of the Haematobia irritans isolate KBUSLIRL chromosome 5, ASM5000362v1, whole genome shotgun sequence genome:
tttatcgaTTCCTTTTTCCTcctcatcatgacagcttaaagggtgatacggtcaaaatttggtcaagggaaaacgcgtgtaaatcggtgaaatcgtttatttaaaaaatcaaattaaatttctttttcaagttcaattagtataaaattcaggaaaaatattcagttaggctttcgcttttccaaatccgaattgccgggcctcacgcttgacacctgccatcagattttgtacagccaccttgtccaccttcttcgccgcagaaagccagtttgccttgaactgctgctcgtccttagcagatttttggtcttctttaggttccgcttgacaatagcccagtatttctcaattgggtggagctctggcgtgttgggagggttcttgtacttgggaaccacctgcacgttgttggcggcgtaccactccatggcctttttaccgtaatggcaagatgccaaatccggccaaaacaatacagaacaaccgtgtttcttcaggaaaggcagcagacgtttattcaaacactctttcacgtaaatttcttggttgacagtcccggaagctataaaaatgctgtttttcaagccacaggtacagatggcttgccaaaccagatatttctttgcgaactttgacagttttatgtgcttgaaaatatctgctacctttccccttccttttaccgtataaaactcctgtcccggaagctgcttgtagtcggctttgacgtaggtttcgtcgtccattaccacgcagtcaaacttcgtcagcatcgtcgtgtacagcctccgggatcgcgctttggccgtcgtattttgtttatcatcgcgatttggagtcactaccttcttgtaagtcgatagtccggctcgttttttggctcgatgcacggttgtagacgatacacccagcttatttgcggcatatcggagagagaggttagggtttcgcttgaaactaccggcaattctctttgtcgtctctgcggattccggttttcgatttccccccgatccagacttcctggctgtcgacaaacgttccccaaacactttaatacatttgtaacggttgatttggcaacttttagcgattttgctagctttgcgtgcgagtagctcggattttcgcgatgcgcgagccaaattttgatacgctgctcttcttgcttggacggcattttgacaactgaagattgaattacaaaatcaaaatagaagcaacattctacacacacacaccttcaaaatgaggggtgttcaggttttttaaatgcaaaattgaaagaaatacgtcaagtttatattgaccaaaatttggaatacataaggtcgtgggttcgagtcctgcttcgaccgaacaccaaaaagtttttcagcggtggattatctcacctcagtaatgctggtgacatttctaagtgtctcaaaacttctctaagtggtttcactgcaatgtggaacgccgttcggactcggctataaaaaggaggtcccttgtcattgagcttaacatggaatcgggcagcactcagtgataagagagaaattcaccaatgtggtatcacaatggactgaatagtttaagtgagcctgatacatcgggctgccacctaacctaacctaaccattgcaccacggtggctccataacACGGCTTAAGTTTAAATGGTGTAGTTGCAACCTCTGCAGTTCTCCCATCGGCATAATGCCCACCGACCTATAAGCAGAGGAAAGAGATACAATTTTCATCCTAAAATAGACTTAATTCGACGACAGTTAAGGAAATAAGACATAAGTCTATCCAAAAATGGCGGAACTGCTGGTGTAGTAAAAGATACGGAAGATATACCAGACCTAATTCCAGGACATGGGTAAATAGACGACATGGAGAAATAGACTACGTCATATAGTAGTATATTTCTCCATGGCAAGGTGACATccaaatgttaccaacattgCTAACAGAAGTAAGCCACCGTTGATTATGATGCATGCTGTTATTGAAATTCCTGAGAAGTACCCATAACGAGTACCTATTACGAAGATCAATATTTGCGGTAActcaataaataaaacaatagaatgtgaaataaatttataaaatattatatttaattgacTTAGTTTTTCTCTTTCTGCATAGACCTTTCACAATTCCATAGACCCAATATACAGTAGTAATTTTcaacttaaaataaatttgacaatagtacacatacacacactcaaCAATGCAAACCTTTGTTTatgattataatttattttagattATTCATGAACCTTTTAATCTACCTCCAATTTTCTAAATGAGCCACTTAGACCATAAACACTATCGAAATCAATTGGCTTTCCCAAGCGTAGATGTTCATCGGTACCATAtttggaattttctttaaagaagtcACGATGAGTTTCCCAAACTTTTAAATAGTCAGCACATATCTGAGTCAAGGAACCATTGGATCCACCATATTCTTCTGGTAAAAACTCTAGAGGTATATGCTGCAGGAGATTGTCCAATTTGTGGCCACAaaagaaaacctaaaaaatagaaaaaagagaaaattaatGTTAGatcgattaaaaaataataatcagaGAACTGAatatagagattagtaagataatcGACAAGCACAAGCTTTACACATGGCTAGAGcatctgaagcaatgtaacctagGCACAGGAACAGGTACGTTGTGATCAACAGTGAGAGCACTCTCAAACcccctccacaagggatgaAGGGATCTCAGTCAGAAGTGacggtgactgatccgaagagatgcgctaAATTTTTCAATCGACAGTCTAGCTTCCCGAAAGTGATAGACCGAAAAGGAGAGTCATTCGTCGCattcgtggtctccgagccagcGATACACAATTTACataagccgaagttaccaatgtcagtgcgaaaccatccaaggcgctgggccccgttgctaatgctgaagcatctggaaaTACTCGGAGTTGAGTAtttgaagttaccaatgtcagtgcgaaaccatccaaggcgctgggccccgttgctaatgctgaagcatctgggaatactcgtAGTTGAGTATTTGACCAGGCTTCTCAATTTGTCTCTGAAATCACTCATTGGGTGGGGGTATAATGATTTCAATACTGAAACCAGACAAAGACTCGAGAAAGGGTGACCGATTTCCCTTCTTTCGCTAGTAACAAAGACACTAGAGGctatactcctccccagccatgTGGAGAATTTTTCAGCTGCCAactatcaacatggattccgtaaagtGCATAGCACAATGACAGCTTTGCACCCACTatagttgaatgtcagagtcgacggcgaaacaattccgactATAAATTACCGCAAGGTtttcggggtcacattcgacacccTCTTCAAGTCGtcggcccatgccactgcatttTGTGACAAGCTCCGCAGTAgacacaaggtcctcaagtctcaGAAGTGGACATCCACGGTAGTCTTGATTTTGTCTACGTTTGAAAGGTGTCAACCAATGTGATAAACGTCTCACAAAAACTCTCCGCTTTTGAAGGATTTCCGCTTtttagagtgtccaagtttgagaggcttAACTGTAAACCTTTTTACTTGGTGGCTGTTATGTAAAGTAAAGGTGAAAATGATGGGAGCAACCTCCTTCTTAAGTGCGATGGTGTTGAGTCCTCTTGAAATGTCCATGGTCCGAGGCTGAAATGATTGTCTGCCCAAGGCTTTGTTGCTGTAAATGGAATACTCTTATGAGGTCTTAtgagggaaatgtaaactagagTTTTGGAAACTGCACTGAGCTTTAGATCAAGAACGAGGCTGCAATGGTAGAGATTAGATGTTTAGAGAATCGGGCCAAACATGATAATAAAAGCGGGAATAACTGCTGAAAAAataaatgacaacattttctataggaataaaaattttacaaaattttctatagaaataaaattttgataaaattttctgtagatataaaattttgacaatatatctatagaataaaattttgacaaaattttctataaaaataaaattttgataaaattgttttatagagaaataaaatttagacaaaattttctatagaaataacattttacaaaatttttttataaagaaataaaattttgaaaaaattctctatagaaataaaattttaacaaaattttctatagaaataagattttaacaaaattttctatagaaataaaattttgacaaaatatctatagaaataaaaatttgacaaaattttctatagaaataaaattttgataaaattatctatagaaataaaattttgaaaaaattttctacagaaataaaattttgaaaaaattttctatagaaataaaattttgacaaaattttctatagaaataaaattttgacaaaattttctatagaaataaaattttgaaaaaattttctacagaaataaaattttgaaaaaattttctatagaaataaaattttgacaaaattttctatagaaataaaattttgacaagattttctatagagataaaattttgacaaaattttctatagaaataaaattttgacaaaattttctatagaaataaaattttgacaaaattttctatagaaataaaattttgacaaaattttctacagaaataaaattttgacaaaattttctatagaaataaaattttgacaaaattttctatagaaataaaattttgacaaaattttctatagaaataaaattttgaaaaaattttctatagaaataaaattttgacaaaattttctatagaaataaaatgttgacaaaattttctatggaaataaaattttgacaaaattccctataaaaataacatttcgacaaaattctctattgaaataaaatgttggcaaaattttctatagaaataaaattttgacaacattttctgtaaaaattaaattttgacaaaattttctatagaagtaaaaatttgacaaaatttctataaaaataaaattttaacaaaactttctatagaaataaaatttttgacaaaattctttatagaaataaaattttgacaaaattctctataaaaataacatttcgacaaaattctctattgaaataaaatgttgacaacattttctataaaaataaaattttgacaaaattttctatagaaataaaattttgtcaaaattttctacagaaataaaaattgtacaacattttctgtaaaaataaaattttgacaacattttctgtaaaaataaaattttgacattttctatataaataaaattttgataaaatttactatagaaataaaaatttgacaaaatatctatagaaataaaaattttaccaaattttttttatagagaaataaaattttcacaaaattctctatagaaataaaattttgacaaaattccctataaaaataacatttcgacaaaattctctattgaaataaaatgttgacaaaattttctttagaaataaaattttgacaacattttctgtaaaaataaaattttgacaaaattttctatagaaataaaaatttgacaaaatttctatagaaataaaattttgacaaaattttctatagaaatacaatttttgacaaaattctctatagaaataaaactttgacaaaattctctataaaaataacatttcgacaaaattctctattgaaataaaatgttgacaacattttctataaaaataaaattttgacaaaattttctatagaaataaaattttgacaaaatcttctatagaaataaaaattgtacaacattttctgtaaaaataaaattttgacaacattttctgtaaaaataaaattttgacaacattttctatataagtaaaattttgacaacgttttttatagaaataaaatcttgacaaaactttctatagaaataaaaatttgacaaaatttctgtagaaataaaattttgacagaattttctctagaaataaaattttctctacaaataaaatttagatttctaaaataggttttttttttaattttgtagatttttggtaaaattttcttcaaattttggtggacATTTTTTTTGGCAACTGTGATTATAATCCCACCTTACCCTATTACTTAACTTCTTGAAGCTCTGATTGTTTTGTTTCATATTCCAAATGTGCTACTGTACTTAccctttcttttattttttgtggcaAAACTGATGTTATCATTTGGCATATCTGTGCTGCAGCTTCTGGCATATTGATTATACATAATGCGGCAGCACGAAAAGGCATGGCCTTTTCAAGAAATGCAGTGGATCTGGATAAAACACTTATGCCAATACGTGAAAGGAAATTCAGCGACAATGATGACAAGTCCACAACATAGCACAAACCATGAATACAGGCATATGGATCGTCCACCAACATTATGTCGTGCATAGCAACATCCAATAAAATCAAATCTTCAATACTCTGATCCTGGAGAAGTTCATAGTGGCGATAGACAACAATACGTGGACCATTATCATTCAAAGGTCTGGGTAGGGGAACCACACAGCTGGAAACAATGAAGTTATGGAGAAATCATTTtaaaatcgatccatattttataaattgatcTTACCCCCTTTTAAATAAATCCTGAAAACGTTTTGCATCCACATCTGTGGGGCATAACATTTCAGGATATTTTGTCCTCAAAGTGAAATAGGTATCGATTTTGCTCTTGGCCTTTTCCAAACTAAATTTGCATCCTCgtaaaaattgtaccaaaattgaGGGTCTGTCCGTGCTCTTAAATGCGGCTGTTGTTCTATCCATGACACTAAGGCTTCCAAATCCTCAACAAGTCTATTGGGTACTTCTCCCAATTCCTCAATGGCAACTTTTTGTAAATGCTCGTCGAGCGGTTTAATTTGAGCCATACTTTATGCAAGCAAACGAAAAACGATACTACGAGAATTTGCCTCGAAATATGGAAATTCAATTTATGCCACTTTGTACtttgttttgtttgattttgttgATCAGATTTAAAGATTTTctgttagaaaaatttttttgcaaagttttattacaaGTGCTTAATTGGACGACGCCAAAGTCTAATATGAGTGTTGAAAGTTTGCTTGCCGCAAACAACATTGGTCCAGATAATCCATCATTTTTTTGATGCATAATCATTATCATTAACGTTGTATTAAAGCATCGAAAGAACACATAACTTCGCTTGTCTACTTTGTTGTATATATGTGGGACACTCCACGATATGAGATGTGTGGATTAAAACGTAAATCAAATACCAGGGGGAATAATTTACTCCGGTGGATCGAAGATGCGTGAGAGGACGGGACTATATGTGGAGTAGGACCCCGACACCGAGCAGAAGTTCTAGCTATAACTGGCTCAGAAATAACACTAGGTCATGCAGACGGAGGATAATGAAGGCAATAGCAGACATGTCGGTACGATCGTGAACCGTATTAGAATACAAAAGAATGATGAACGAATACTCGCAATACGGTAGGATCTGCATCATATGGGTACCGGGACATGCCGCAATAAGGGGAAACGGAAGACACATAAAGCGATGCAACGGTTGGAAGGACGACAAAAATACTATGACGTCACCCAGATAAGAAACAGACTGGAGAATTATTCAAAGAGAGTACGACGATAATCAGGATAACCATGGTATAAATGACCGGGCATCTCGAATTAAGAGCATATATGTGCCGAATAGAAGCAGCCGAGGATCGTGCATGTGGGATGCAGGTTTTGAGGATGATGAACCCTTGGAATATTACCTTTGTCACCGACTTGCCTTTCTAAGCATCGAGTTAACCATATCGATGAACATATTATTCGGGACCTGGCCCAGTTTGGAAAcagggactggaaacaaattaggatATTCGTTAGAGACACAGAGTTTCTGGAAAAAAGGAAGGCACGACTAAtgaatatatttataaagcaaCGATTATGCACTTTCTTTTGATTACAATTTCTTTAGATCAAAGAAATTTGCCCTTAATTTGTCCTTGTTATTTGTTTATCATTTGCCTTGTCTGCTTTTGAGTGAGATGACGGGTCTGCGATTAAACGATCAAAGTATACTCGGAATATGGCAGGATCCGTATCATATGGGTGCCCGGATATGACGAAATAAGAGGACGCGTAAAGGCAAATGAACCGGTGATAAGAGCTAGGACGCATAGGGATGTGCCCTTGCAGAACGCAAATCCCATAGAAACAACGTGGGCCGAGTTGGATGAATCGGCGCTGGAGGCAcataaagcgatgtggaccaatgcaacGGTCGGAAGGACGACAAAAAAGTCTGGACAACTACTCAAGGAGACTAGGACGACATTCAGGAGGGCCGCAGGAATAATGGCCGCACACCTCAAATtgagagtagaggtgtgcgcgtgagtgaaattttactcacactcacgcacattcacgaagtcaaatatttattcacgcacgataagtgtcgtagccactcacactcacgcacattcacgaaataaaaagtagtacTCACGtaagctcacgcacgaactacttttacagactcacgctcacgcacgatccacgacaattcacgacactcacgacaaattcacgacactcacgacattttccatccgggaatgagcaaaggtaacaaaattcataaataaaatatagttcgaaAGCTAAATCAATTTCATTTAACGTACgagtaaccattgcaccaccgtggtgcaatggttagcatgcccgccttgcatacacaaggtcgtgggttcgattcctgcttcgaccgaacaccaaaaagtttttcagcgatggattatcccacctcagtaatgctggtgacatttctgagggtttcaaagcttctctaagtggtttcactgcaatgtggaacgccgttcggactgggctataaaaaggaggtcccttgtcattgagcttaacatggaatcggccagcactcagtgataagagagaagttcaccaatgtggtatcacacaatggactgaatagtctaagtgagcctgatacatcgggctaccacctaacctaacctaagaattaaatcttgattttttcgtgagcgtgattttgcagaaattttattcacgcacattcacgagacgattttattactcacgcacgacatatttattttagtcccattcacgcacattcacaagagttgcttcagattttattcacgGTTCACGTAAtttacgcgtgaatcacgcgtgccacgcgcacacctctaattgagTACACATCTGTTCCGTATAGGAGCACCAGAGGATGGTGCATGAAGTGTGGAAGTTTTGAGGATGATGGAACCTGGGAATATTACCTTTGTCACTGCCCTGCCTCTACTAGTCAAAAAGTTAATCATATCGGTGAAGAAGTAATTCGGGAACTGTCCCAGCTTGGAAACAGGAACTGGTGAAAATTTAGAGAAGTCGTTAGAGATACAGAGTTCCTAGAATAAAAGAAGGGTACGATGGGAAGGAGAAGTTGATGTACTCAACAAGCCGATTATTGGCATAGGTGTATGTCAGCCACAATATGAATCCTCTTTTCGACCTAATCTAACCTTttttgtggtaaaaattttgttttttccccaattaaaaaataacattttcctctAGAAGTTGATATTCCTGCTCTGCGAGCACACCGTAAACTTAAATTTAGGCGATATAGTTCTCGGTTTCTTTTTCGCCTTAGTTCATTACAACCAGAATGGCAATATTAATAAGCCTGAggctatggggtctataccaaaacctgggctGATATAGCTCATCAACAGGTCAACTGTTTGccgacaaaaaacgaatctgtgccaaatttcagaacaacagacggatggacggatcgTTGGATTATCTCagaatttctaaaatatttcaaagtgaACACATTGTCTGTGTATCATATTATAAATGGTTATGATGATATCGGTAGTGTTGATTCGGTAATAAAGGATATAATATGCaataaatacctctagatttcctatttcCGTCAAATTGTGGTATCTAGTATCCTTAGAAATTAAATcggcatatcggtctatatgggagctatacgacgacatggaccgatacgcaccacacccaaaaaaaaaaaaaaaaaaacaaaaaataataataatttctaaAAGTTCATTCcgtaggaaagaattattttttgtatgcATATTCGGTACCACGTTGTTGACTTCAGATGTCtaacttcaggcaaatcgaataaaaaattcgtaatttagaatcacaagaagtcaaatcgggagatggtgCTGTACCAAACCAGGGACCGatacatacaaaatttggtgCACTTATTTGTAGATCTGaaatacttttagatttccaattgaggctcaagaaatcaaatcgaagGACGTTTTTTGTGGGGTCTATATTAAaagttggaccgatatagcctatgATCGAACTTCACCTGGTTTGTAGATAAAAGACAAATCTTTTCTAAATTTCAGatcaaccgacggacggacggtcatcGTTAGATCACCTTAAAATATCTTAGTATAATTAGCCTACACCCATAACCACAATGATAGATTTTTTCTTCTCCAACTAAaaattacttcaattttctaaaattaaaaaaaaaaaaaaacaagtaaggaaagtccaaagttgggcggtgccgactatattataccctgcaccactttgtagatctaaattttcgataccatatcacatccgtcaaatgtcttgggtgctatatataaaggtttgtcccaaatacatacatttaaatatcactcgatctggaagaatttgatagacttctacaaaatctttagactcaaaatttaagtcggctaatgcactagggtggaacacaatgttaggaaaaaaatatgggaaatatttaaatctgaagcaattttaaggaaacttcgcaaacgtttatttatgatttatcgctccatatatatgtattagaagtttaggaaaattagagtcatttttacaacttttggactaagcagtggcgattttacaaggaaaatgtttgtattttgaccatttttctaattctactccctgtgcaaaatttcaactaaatcggagcaaaaaattggcctctgtggtcatatgagtgtaaatcgggcgaaagctatatatgggagctatatctaaatctgaaccgatttctttcaaaatcaatagagatctattctgagccaaaacacatacttgtgccaaatttgaagtcgattgggctaaaactgcgacctagactttgattacaaaaatgtgttcacggacagacggagatcgctatatcgactcaggaacccaccctgagcatttttgccaaagacaccatgtgtctatctcgtctccttctgggtgttgcaaacatatgcactaacttataataccctgttccacagtgtggagcagggtataaaaaaaatctatagaaaaaattttacacaaattttctataaaaaaaaaaaaattgtgaaaattttctataaaaaacattttgcaaaaaaattatatagatcaccttaaaatttcttagtaTAAATTGCCTACACCCATAACCAAAATGAAAGATTTTTTCCTTTCCAACTAAaaagtacttcaattttctaaaatgttaacaaaattttctataaaacaaaaaaaaaaaaaaaaattgcaaaaattttctataaaaacattttgcaaaaaatttatatagaaaaaaatttagcaaaaaatttctatagaaaaaatattgcaaaagatttctatagaaataacattttaacaaatttttctatagaaataatttttttgcaaaagttttctatagatataaaactttttgcaaacattttctatagaaataaaattttaacaaaattttctgtataaataaaatcctaacaaagttttatatagtaataacattttaacgaaattttctatagaaataaaatttttgcaaaaattttctattgaaataaagttttaacaaaaatttctatagaaataaaattctaacaaaattttatatagaaataaaattttgacaaaattttctatagaaataaaatttagaaaaatttttctatagcaataaaattttgccaaattttctatagaaattaaattttgacaaaattttctatagcaataaaattttgacaaaaagttcaatagaaatgaaattttaacaaaaatttctataaattcaatataaatcaTTTCTttccaataacaaacaaaaacatttttcttatactaaccacaaaaatttgatcaaaaatttaaaaataagatttttggtaaaatgtttattatttatttttgtttatatattatttattattttttaacacgtGTGACAACCgttgttaacagtcgccttagcacattgcatcaCCGACGGAGTTGCGACAAGAAAGTCTAACCaatctttttttatagacattacaGCAATATATTACACGTTTAATACCTAAACTATTTGCCCTTAATCTACTAATCCACTAAAAGTTTTCGAAAAGATCCGCCAATGCCAAGATTATCACCAAAATCCATCTTGGATTTATTAATGCGTAAATGTTCATCTGTACCGTATTTgatattttcttgaaaatattcCCGATATTGatcgaaaagtttattttgttcCATTATAATATCATCAGCTGTGCCATTTTCTCCTCCATACTCTTTGGGCAAATATCTCTTAGGTATGTGCTCGAACAATTTGTCCATATTTGTACCAATAATAAATACCTGTGaagataataaaattaaataaagaaaaaaaaacatacattatattaaaaaatctaaCATACCCGCTTCTTAATATTTTCCGGTAGAAGATGCATAAACAGTTTATGCATTTGTTCACCGGCTGgcgaaatatttataaaacaatAGAATTTCGCTCTCAGCGGCAAGGTGTTCTCGAAGAACTTAATGCCTTTTTTAATGTCCAATGGTGTTATAGGCTTTAAgtgattaaaagtaaatttgGATAGATCAAAAACAATGCCTAGACCTTGAATGCAAGCATAGGGATCTCTTAACATGTAAATTTCGCCTAATGCTGTTATATGTTGAATAATGTTGCTTACTGTAAACTCAAAAGGATCATAATTATGTT
Encoded here:
- the LOC142238744 gene encoding alpha-tocopherol transfer protein-like isoform X1, whose protein sequence is MSHIISLPEDLQKVAIEELNEDPQRIDEDLEILKLWLKKQNHLRARTDDQFLIQFLRGCKYSLEKCKQKLDSFYTMKTKYPELFAITDLDNKEFRDYHHTGSTLVLPRPLNDNGPRIIWIKHNYDPFEFTVSNIIQHITALGEIYMLRDPYACIQGLGIVFDLSKFTFNHLKPITPLDIKKGIKFFENTLPLRAKFYCFINISPAGEQMHKLFMHLLPENIKKRVFIIGTNMDKLFEHIPKRYLPKEYGGENGTADDIIMEQNKLFDQYREYFQENIKYGTDEHLRINKSKMDFGDNLGIGGSFRKLLVD
- the LOC142238744 gene encoding alpha-tocopherol transfer protein-like isoform X2, encoding MSHIISLPEDLQKVAIEELNEDPQRIDEDLEILKLWLKKQNHLRARTDDQFLIQFLRGCKYSLEKCKQKLDSFYTMKTKYPELFAITDLDNKEFRDYHHTGSTLVLPRPLNDNGPRIIWIKHNYDPFEFTPITPLDIKKGIKFFENTLPLRAKFYCFINISPAGEQMHKLFMHLLPENIKKRVFIIGTNMDKLFEHIPKRYLPKEYGGENGTADDIIMEQNKLFDQYREYFQENIKYGTDEHLRINKSKMDFGDNLGIGGSFRKLLVD